ATCAATGTTGAATTTATAGAAAAAACGAGTATGAAAAAACAATATGTCAGTCTGCTTGCGGTTATACTTTCGGTAAGCGGCTTTTTGTTTTCTTGTCATGACAAGATGAACAAAAACACGGGAGCATTACAATTCGATAGTATACAGGTTAACGAGACGGCACACCTCTTTAATGACACCGCCAAACCCGCGTGCAATATTATCATCAACTTCGCCTATCCCGTCAAGTCATCGGATGATATGCTGAAAGACAGTCTGAACGCTTACTTCATCTCCGTCTGCTTCGGAGACAAATATATCGGCGAAAAACCGGAGGCGGTAGTGAAGCAATACGCCAAGAATTACATTGACGAGTATCGCCACGATCAGGAGCCGATGTACGCCGAAGACGAAAAGAATAAAGAAAGCGATGCAGTGGTAGGCGCATGGTACTCCTATTACAAGAGCATCGAAAGCCACGTGCAACTATATGAGAAAGACCTGCTAGTATACCGCGTTGACTACAACGAATATACCGGAGGCGCACACGGTATGTATATGTCGACTTTCCTGAACATGGATCTCACTCTGATGCGTCCGCTCCGCCTCGATGATATTTTTGTAGGCGACTTCCAGGAAGCCCTGACAGATCT
This sequence is a window from Bacteroides thetaiotaomicron VPI-5482. Protein-coding genes within it:
- a CDS encoding DUF3298 and DUF4163 domain-containing protein, producing the protein MKKQYVSLLAVILSVSGFLFSCHDKMNKNTGALQFDSIQVNETAHLFNDTAKPACNIIINFAYPVKSSDDMLKDSLNAYFISVCFGDKYIGEKPEAVVKQYAKNYIDEYRHDQEPMYAEDEKNKESDAVVGAWYSYYKSIESHVQLYEKDLLVYRVDYNEYTGGAHGMYMSTFLNMDLTLMRPLRLDDIFVGDFQEALTDLIWNQLMADNKVTTHEALEDMGYASTGDIAPTENFYLSKEGITFYYNIYDITPYSMGPVKVTIPYSMMEHLLGSNPILGDLKD